In Lacerta agilis isolate rLacAgi1 chromosome 8, rLacAgi1.pri, whole genome shotgun sequence, one genomic interval encodes:
- the ZNF576 gene encoding zinc finger protein 576 codes for MADSSAVSTPLLTEQLLTKVSDCNGLDVSIAQEHLTICKPEPICVEEVSSTVLPPVCPGTNDREKGPPSNSAIYSLGANQCFHCLITFPDEKFKERHMKREHPEDFVQANLRDALFVCFICNKAFESSRALICHQRGHAPAPPSDSTDCLRPTFDCHDCGRRFSQLANYQRHRLGHAAGHSLPHQCPDCGKSFRQLSNLRRHQAFHQQTQELLPSLPYSCMECGESFNQEAGLHEHYIRHARGEL; via the exons ATGGCTGACTCTTCTGCAGTCAGTACGCCACTGTTAACTGAGCAACTTCTTACAAAGGTGTCGGACTGCAATGGGCTTGATGTTTCAATAGCCCAGGAGCATCTAACAATCTGTAAGCCAGAGCCTATCTGTGTAGAGGAGGTGAGCTCCACAGTGCTGCCCCCTGTCTGCCCAGGCACAAATGACAGAGAAAAAGGACCCCCTAGCAATAGTGCAATCT ACAGCCTGGGTGCCAATCAATGTTTTCACTGCCTGATCACCTTCCCAGATGAGAAGTTCAAGGAGCGGCACATGAAGCGGGAGCACCCAGAGGACTTCGTTCAGGCCAATCTGCGTGATGCTCTTTTTGTCTGCTTCATATGTAACAAGGCCTTTGAGAGTTCTCGTGCGCTTATATGCCACCAGCGGGGCCATGCGCCAGCCCCGCCCTCTGACTCTACTGACTGCTTGCGCCCTACCTTTGACTGCCATGACTGTGGCCGCCGCTTCAGCCAGTTGGCCAACTACCAGCGTCACCGCCTGGGCCATGCCGCGGGCCACAGCTTGCCTCACCAGTGTCCGGACTGCGGCAAGAGCTTCCGACAGCTTTCAAACTTGCGTCGGCACCAGGCTTTCCACCAGCAGACCCAGGAGTTGCTGCCCTCCCTCCCCTATTCCTGCATGGAGTGTGGGGAGAGCTTTAACCAGGAGGCTGGGCTGCATGAACACTACATCCGCCATGCCCGCGGGGAGCTCTAA
- the LOC117051682 gene encoding zinc finger protein 629-like isoform X2, giving the protein MHEEEDESEATSVSSGDSSPPTPSAQSLPGPRSKELQATVGELVDDGGEAGQDQLSSSLAPSPERHECPECGRGFGTSRALKVHRSYHEGRKRPHSGSSSSKQPLPLILPTNPNNQEGRAAPTSGRGRVFHYICAECGLGFASPATLEGHRCEHGWCWSPPPAPHNKLPPSPTLREANGDQDTDGADGPYHCTECPGEFGLVSELHEHYMLHARGEL; this is encoded by the exons ATGCACGAGGAAGAAGATGAATCTGAAGCTACATCCGTATCTTCCGGAGACAGCAGCCCCCCTACCCCATCAGCCCAAAGCCTTCCAG GCCCCCGAAGCAAAGAGCTGCAGGCGACAGTTGGGGAGCTGGTGGACGATGGCGGAGAGGCTGGGCAGGATCAGCTGAGCTCTTCGCTGGCTCCCAGCCCTGAGCGGCATGAATGCCCCGAATGCGGCCGTGGCTTCGGCACCTCACGCGCCCTGAAGGTGCACCGCAGCTACCACGAGGGACGCAAGCGGCCACACAgcggctcctcttcctccaaacAGCCACTGCCTCTGATCCTGCCCACTAACCCCAACAATCAGGAAGGGCGAGCAGCCCCCACCTCTGGCCGGGGCCGAGTTTTTCACTACATATGTGCCGAATGTGGCCTGGGCTTTGCCTCCCCGGCCACCCTGGAGGGCCATCGCTGCGAACACGGCTGGTGCTGGAGCCCCCCGCCCGCTCCCCATAAcaagctccccccctcccccaccctgagGGAGGCCAACGGGGACCAGGACACAGATGGGGCCGACGGACCGTACCACTGCACCGAGTGCCCGGGGGAGTTTGGCTTGGTGTCAGAACTTCACGAGCACTACATGCTCCATGCCCGAGGAGAGTTGTAG